The following coding sequences are from one Rutidosis leptorrhynchoides isolate AG116_Rl617_1_P2 chromosome 11, CSIRO_AGI_Rlap_v1, whole genome shotgun sequence window:
- the LOC139875056 gene encoding disease resistance protein RUN1-like, giving the protein MVILTDDLEQSSSNNNRDEKYDVFLSFRGIDTRLNFTNHLHQALERNNLKTFLDKEDIPTGHFLKPELENAIKSSSASVIVLSKNYASSTWCLDELVLILDRHKNFNQIVIPIFYHVEPTDVRKQKNSFGDAMAKHKKTMMKETNVFKKMQWAEKIKIWKEAITQVSNLTGFDVKGRLETEFIKEIVKDLSKRVRVPLRTSLPLLIGKEDAIEYISSWLKDGSSNTVDILSIYGMGGIGKSTLAKYIYDSYCREFDTSSIVEDISRKCVGNINGLLDLKNQLCNDISKASSIQVHDVSVACDKVLIVLDDIDSLDQLDALLGSKDFNQGSKIIITTRDMSLTERCELCKTKAECRHTKYPLEHLSNDASLKLLCHHAFNCEEFKDGYKVVSEEILKYCEGHPLALKVLGSNLYNRDLSYWEGCIKELKKGPEGPVSRVNNILKMSFDSLESQNDKDLFKYIACYFDETYRPFVEIILQACNINTGTGIQHLTDKCLLHIGRNDMLEMHSLIQEMGKYVVDLEYENPEERSLLWRTEDSIKVLKKKVGTRNIKALGIRPRGSLLELETDAVSKMDNLKLLLLHDVLLKGSYENFPKDLIYFRMYGSPLESMPSELQMKKLVVLSLSYSNIKSFDVSSNSMLPPGKR; this is encoded by the exons ATGGTTATTTTAACTGATGATTTAGAACAATCTTCATCTAATAATAATCGTGATGAAAAGTATGACGTATTTCTGAGTTTTCGAGGTATTGATACTCGTCTTAACTTCACGAATCACCTCCACCAAGCCCTTGAACGTAATAATCTCAAAACCTTTTTAGACAAAGAAGATATTCCAACTGGGCATTTTTTGAAACCAGAATTGGAGAATGCAATCAAATCATCATCAGCTTCTGTGATTGTGTTGTCTAAGAATTATGCCTCTTCGACATGGTGCCTTGATGAACTTGTATTGATTCTTGACCGACATAAGAATTTCAATCAAATTGTTATCCCCATTTTCTATCATGTTGAACCCACTGATGTCAGGAAGCAAAAAAACAGCTTTGGAGATGCAATGGCAAAACATAAAAAGACTATGATGAAAGAAACAAATGTATTTAAAAAAATGCAATGGGCTGAGAAGATAAAAATATGGAAGGAAGCAATTACACAAGTTTCTAATTTAACTGGCTTCGATGTAAAGGGCAG GCTGGAAACTGAGTTCATCAAAGAAATTGTTAAAGACCTTTCCAAAAGAGTACGTGTACCCTTAAGGACTAGTTTACCTCTACTTATTGGGAAGGAGGATGCAATTGAATACatcagttcatggttgaaagacggaTCCTCAAATACCGTCGACATTCTTAGTATTTATGGTATGGGTGGGATTGGAAAGTCAACCTTAGCCAAATATATTTATGACTCATATTGTCGCGAGTTTGATACAAGCAGCATCGTTGAAGATATTAGTAGGAAGTGTGTTGGAAATATTAATGGATTGCTTGATTTAAAAAATCAACTCTGTAATGATATTTCAAAAGCAAGTTCAATTCAAGTTCATGATGTTTCAGTGGCCTGCGATAAAGTGTTAATAGTTCTTGACGATATTGATAGTCTAGACCAGTTGGACGCTTTACTGGGAAGCAAAGATTTTAATCAAGGAAGCAAAATTATTATAACGACCAGGGACATGTCGTTAACAGAGAGGTGTGAACTATGCAAAACGAAAGCTGAATGCAGACATACAAAGTACCCACTTGAACACTTATCTAACGACGCATCACTAAAGCTTTTGTGTCATCATGCGTTCAACTGTGAAGAATTTAAAGATGGCTATAAAGTGGTTTCAGAGGAGATTTTGAAGTATTGTGAAGGACATCCATTGGCTCTTAAAGTTTTGGGCAGTAATCTATATAATCGAGATCTTTCTTATTGGGAAGGTTGCATAAAAGAGCTAAAAAAAGGACCCGAGGGACCTGTTTCCCGTGTaaataatatcttgaaaatgagtttTGATTCTTTGGAGTCCCAAAATGACAAGGATTTGTTTAAGTATATTGCATGTTATTTTGATGAAACGTATAGACCTTTTGTAGAAATAATACTACAGGCATGTAATATAAACACTGGCACTGGGATTCAACATCTCACCGACAAATGCCTTCTTCATATTGGAAGGAATGACATGTTAGAGATGCATTCATTAATTCAAGAAATGGGAAAATATGTAGTAGATCTCGAATATGAGAATCCAGAGGAGCGTAGTCTATTATGGCGTACTGAGGACTCAATCAAAGTGTTGAAGAAAAAGGTG GGTACTAGAAATATTAAAGCTCTCGGCATTCGGCCGCGTGGATCATTACTTGAGCTGGAAACAGATGCAGTTAGTAAGATGGATAATTTAAAGTTACTACTACTCCATGATGTTCTCCTCAAAGGCTCTTATGAGAATTTTCCAAAAGATTTAATATATTTCAGAATGTATGGTTCCCCTTTGGAGTCTATGCCTTCGGAATTACAAATGAAGAAGCTAGTTGTTCTCTCATTGTCTTATAGCAATATCAAATCTTTTGATGTCTCCTCTAATAGCATGCTACCACCTGGAAAGAG GTGA